taagatctacaaataagtcaacatgacaaaaatggtcagttgaccccttaaggagttattgctctttatagtaaaatttttaaacaattttgattaatttggtaaattttggtaaatttttacaaaatattttcctctgttactTAAGGGCCAAGTTTANNNNNNNNNNNNNNNNNNNNNNNNNNNNNNNNNNNNNNNNNNNNNNNNNNNNNNNNNNNNNNNNNNNNNNNNNNNNNNNNNNNNNNNNNNNNNNNNNNNNGAAGAGCACAGCTGTCTTGATTTAGGCTGCGAAAAACGTATTATCCTTGCCAGTTATTATTGGAGCCTACCACGTGCGGGATTGTGACTAGTTTAAAGTCTAGTGATTCTTAGACTACTCGGTCACcgaacctccccccccccccccccccccaatatatTTCGAAGGCTGGGTCTGTATATAACGGACATAGAGTAAAACATGTTTTCATCTCCAATttcattttattctttaatttactggtttttataaaatttcatatatGCATGTATATTTGTATCGTATAATGTATGTACTTTAATTTAGAAGAAGACTTTACTCTAAATAAACTGCTCTACAAGGGGCAACATGGAATATATGGAGGGACGGAATTACTTGAAGAATAGAATGACAAAAATAATGCACACACTATAATCTTTAATTTTCTTACAGTTATGGTGTTAGATATTGCCACTTAAAAGTTTCAAATATCTAATTTCAGTTCTGTTCAAGCCAAAATCCCAGTGAACCCAGCggaattaaaatatttaagggGTCTAAATAATTTACTTATAAGGTTTTGCAACAATTTGTCATTTGtctctaaaacaaaaaaaatgtaaagggCTATGCACTTCTGATGAAGACGATTTTGTATAAATCATTGAAATAAGAATAATGttgttgcatatattttacatgttttaaataaatatatgcgTAGAAGGACGCATTTATAAACCAAAATGAATTGATGTGTATGTGAAAGACAATAAATAGCTTGTCCGTCTCTTgatggaaaaaaaacataatcgaaATTGGTCGAAAACTTTCAAAGTGACGGTTTGGGCTATTTTTCATCAGATTGGACCCTGAGCTATTGCAAGGATGGTCATCTTTAGGCGCTTCGAGATTTCAAGTCTAGAAACACAATTTTATGTTATTGCAATTAGCATGTATACAAATGAAGCTGTGTACGCTATAAAAGTTTGAAGGactaaacaattttattttagtaaaaatGGCCCCTAAtgtgaaatatttatatataaagagtggtgattgttgtttgcttaaggtccagtggcaaatgttacATGCATTTTCAAGACGAATTCATTGTAATACAGGTATTTAAGATATAATCTGTATGGATTGTTGTATTCTAAGAAGTCTCTGAAgagtttaatacatgtatattgcttCAGAACTAAATTTGACAGCCATGTCGGTGGGTGAATTTGCGATGTAAAGCATTATGGCGCACGGTCTACCGATCGCGAGTAAGGAAAATCACGGCCTGTACGAAGTCCGATGGattgttatatttttcatgtttacatatttcttttatttatgtttaagaTTTTCGATCCCTTCTTGTTTAGTGGTGGACTGGTCATTCTGTTATAGTGAATTAGCTTTTTTGTTCTTATGTGTTTTTCAGAAGTCTTCTGTTAAGTTCAATTTCGGTACATGCGACTATCAGCTAAGAGTATCGACAAAGGGAAGTTTACTTCGACCATATATGGTATTCAATGATATTCTCCATGTCATAGTGTCAAAACGGGTTTGTCAATTATCGTGTGAAAAATTAACGTACGACATTAATTCCATTTTGAGGCTTAAATACTCACATTTATTTACAGTTCCAGTTACATAACTATCTTTGGGAAACTCTTCTCGTTTAGAAGCCAGCACAAATGCTAGTATTGCTAAGAGAGCAGCATCAAATATACCCAATATGGCCAAGATGTATCCCCACCGTACACCACAGTATCCCAGTTTATACTGGTCCGCTGTGCTACCGCACAAATTCCGTACTTCTTGGTGGTCCCAACCACTGGGAAATATCACACATGCAAGGAACATAAAAACAGctgaaattaaatttgaaatgaaatgctTTTGATTGATTCATTTTGATTTTAACTAAAATTCGAACCCAGTCTGAGTGACTAGAGCATGTAAAAGCAACTGCTTGTCATGCATATGATGAAACCACGAAGAATCAAGAGACAAGTTGTGTCAAGTTTATCCAGAGATGAATTCTTTGGTTTTAagataaaactgttatattttttttttgcaggaatTATGATCCATTAGAAAGGATGTgctgttttaattcaaaattaagcAAATCAATCTCTAAGAAGTTGTATATTACACATGATGaatttttttaaaccaaatattTGCTGTCTGAGTACATCAGATTCCAACGTGTATAAACAACACAGGagctatattttattttgctGTGCAAACGCATGCATACTATAAGTAATAAATACTAAAGTCACTACAGTTGATCTTTATAAAGGTTTACTTAAAATCTTCAacagaattacaaaaaaaaatgctgattaaatattttgtttctgaCATGAATGAACAATAAGATGTATCGGATAACATTTTTGTAAGGTCGATGTTTGTATTGACACATTGGAACGTTTAAGTTTATTGTCACACACTATACGATAATCACTTTCATTATAAGTAGTTCATGTTGTCATGTTTCAGATATTTGGTGAATTATTGTTACCGTGTTAGAAGAATTTATTCAGTCATAAGATAAAAATGGTCATTGCAGATTTGGGTCGATATTTTTTGAACTAGCAACACTGTTGATAATTGAACAAAATGTACAGTGCCCAGTGATATTTTCCAAAATTCGATATAGATAactttttgataaacaaaaatacaaacgtGAAGCAAATCCAAGAAACTGTATTCAATAGGTCACATATAACTAGATTTTATTTAAGAGTAAAGGGCTGAAAGTTGGGagaataaaaaagaattaattctAAGTTTACATTTCTCGAGActgatttttgaagaaaaagaaaGGAACACAATTACATAAGGAAATTGTATTAAACATGCAAACAATGTTGTTCACTTTGTCAAcataattcaaaattatataatcTTATAATATAGTTGATTcattgtcaacgtatatttgttccaccttaCAGAAGTTAATCCagtggaaactttgttataaacaatgtcattatACCTGCACCtgatggaacaaatattctatactatttatTCCGTAAGGAACatctactgtaatatttattcctgtagAAATAATATtctagaatatttttttccatttggaacttattTTCTGAAGGAACTTCTATATTTCGTGACAGAATCATgtacaatatttataaatttttataatagCACAGTATTTAAAATTAACGGAtaatatacaacaaaaaatactTAGATCTACTTAGTGTTTTCATTTTcatcaataatataaataaaatgtatgtataaGTTATGGGATTCtccttataataaaaaaatctaaattgtcTTGCACCGCCCTGAAGTGCAAATTGATCATTTTGTTAATCCCGTTTTTAAATAACCGCCaaaagatatgcatttttaaactACAAATCTGACTTAAAATGTAATACCTGATATTAATTCTAGAATACCACAGAGGTAGAAAACGATGgttttcttaaaacaaaagaaCAATAGCAATGCTGCGACAACAATTAGCATAAGTAAAGCTGATACTCCACAGAAAAAAGTAGTGGCTCTGAAGGCGTCGTTCAAAATGGAATTAAAACTTGTAAACGATCCATCACACACATATCTTTGGTATGCAGAGTCCGGTTTACAATATTGAAACACCCCAATATGTCCATAGCCAGTTCTATCATCGTCTGTGTCTCCGATCCAGTGAGGTTGAATGAATGCCACAACATTTAGAATGCACCAAATAATTGTCAATAAAGCCCAAAGAACACACACTGCTCTATACTCTCGCATATACCGAAAATAATAAATCCTTGCAGTCTCCGGATTATACATTGGCTTCTCCATGTTGGAACCAACTTGCCTCCAGTGGTtccttgtttttgttttgattctgGAACCACGTTTTTCCTATTTGCAGGGGTGAGGCAAATTGGATCGAAAATTCTATCGCGAAGGAGTTTCCGATCAATGCCTATGTATAATACTAAATTTAGATTTCCAACTGAACCATATCTTTTCAAAACTGGTCGAGCAAGTTTATCAATACACGGTGTGAAGCCAACTTATCCAATCAACACCAGGTAATAATTACCTGTACATTTTGTTTACCTTTTCTTAAAGGTCATACGGTAGCACATGGCTAATCAGTCATGCATGGGTCAAAGGTGATGTAGTATTTTACTATATTAGATACTGTAGCGTTCACTAAAAATTGAAAATCGTGTTATGTCTCTCAAATTAATagataatttaaacaaatatcataagtACATTTGATTGACTGAATATTAACTACCAATAAGGTATAAAATACATTATAAATTATCATACATATTTATCggtttctttgtatagaatagaattGTATATATGTAAGGTCATCATATTTCTCTATATATATGCACAATATTTACTGTTAAGATAAGTATCCTGCAAAATATCAACTATATTATTAACTGGACTGTTCTACTAATTTTACAATAGTCTTTGATCCTTATTTTACCCTTTGACagggttgtctctttgaaatcgcccatatccattctcaattttataatatatgtaaGACAGATAGATGATACAATATCCTTACAGTGACACGGTAGGAAAATATAATACGTTTTTGTCGATCGTAAAGAAAAAGAGAGAAAAGAtattatttcttatgcagcaaaaatactgcaatctgattggttgactaccccggtgtaaataacaccccacccGTGTTCACCCggggataaataaaattttgccctaaaaaaattaaaaaataaaattttgccaaaataaagaaaaaaaatatttggaaaaaaaaatattaagaaaatgctagaaaaaaaaaaataattaaaatttttccaaaaataaagaaaaaagtatttGACAATGAGCAGCAACATggacattgaaaaaaaattatgctgGAAAATTTTCATcaccatttttacaattttacatcttgatttcaaaatgagtaaaggaattgttcataagaaataaattcgttatcttggtgtaatcaggggtgtacggaattttgcgcctcagggtgtatgaattttcaacaacggtgtaaaattctgtacacccctgattacaccaagataactaatagtCTCGACggtttattcccgattgtcccactttttaaaattttagagttctgattgtcccacatgaaaagttctgattgtcccacattattttttttatgtgaaatgtTCTTAAATAAACAGATGACTTTGTgttgattttgttaaaataacaagaattaattattaacttttatatataatagTATTATTTTTGGATTATATCCAttttattaagtataagatatgattttttttaaaattatgaaattaatgcACTTTTCATTAAATAATATAACATGTCGTATCTAAAAACATATCTAAAATGTtacttttaattataaaacatatacaaataacaacatttataatttttgttttgttaagattctaaataaatatcaatataatgcATACATTTAACATACTTTCTTCATAGATTACGTATCTGCTGTACAGAATTCTGCCAGATCATCTTTTCCGGGAATTACTATTAAAGGCTGTTTTTTCCACTTTACATAATGTATTTGGCGTAAAGTGCAATCATTACAGGGCTCGTCACAAACTACAAAGGGGAACCAGACATCCACCAACTGATACTCAGAGCAGCAGTTCTTCCACTCGTACCAACAGCAGAAGTAAAAGACGTCTGGTTTCATGCACTAGAAGAGTTGGAAAACTCAGACTCAACTGCAAATATTACCCCTTTTACAGATTACGTCACTACACTGCAAATATTGCAGACGCCTGACGCGTCTGGACGCGTTCCAATTTTAAACACAATATGTTCAGTTATTAACATTAGTGTTCCACATTGAACGCCAGCGTTAAAGAATATAACACATTGTGTTCAGTCTTTTAACGCACATATTCAAGACAAGTGTTCTAAATTGAACActaaaaatgttcttatattgtaatggggagtgaaaaaaaaattcatcattTCAGAGTCAAACAGACGATGAATAAGGGTGATTCGTACTATGATTTGacgataaatgtattttagctgTATCGGCTTTGTAATTAGTAATTCATTTTAGCAAATGTCCACCCTTGTGCACTGCATTCATGTATTGTAATGTATTCCTATGTTACTTTTATAGGGTACAAACCCACCTATACTGTACTTAAGGGTAATTGTTCGTGCATACCTCGAGAATAAAGAGAACATGTTGCAGTTCAAGAGATGACTACTTATCCTGCACCATAAAAGTACTATATGTAAGTTTAAGAATTTTGAATAGGAGTGCATGTCCATTGACTTCTTACAAGTGCTGTTATTgcagatttatcaataaaatgtgcACCATTCACTTGTTTACATTAATCAGAAAGCTATTTGAGCTAAATTTGATGCAATTACATCATCCGTCAATTATCCGTATACAGATCATAAGTGAAAAAATTActaaatatctttcaaaataaagGCAAATGGTAATTAGTTTCTTGAAATGTTAGCAGTTAATTTAGTGACAGGTCTAAGTTGACGATAAAGTTTTGCCTAAAAAACATAATAGCACTTGCTGGAcactttctatcatttttttaaaaagatatagatCACGAGAGCACATTTGACCACTCAATTACCACTCATTGGCAAATGCATCTTACTCATACACTTCATATTTCACATTTTAGAACTTACGGTTGATGGATAACAAGGTTAAAGAATAATTATAACCCAAGGAGACGAATCCTCTAAAAATGGAAGCTCAAAATCAGTTGTAAACGACTCAAATCATGTTTAAAAGTGTCCAAGGAAGCAGTGTTACATGAACACCGACTCGACTACTAGCATCATATACACAGGgtattttatgtttgatattgaCTATCTGAGTGCTATGCAGCCAGTGGATTATGGAACATTTTGGTGATAAAAGAGTCAGTGGCATCAGTATTTTGTAAAGAAATTCAGAACAGTTCTTGACTTAGGAAGTTGCAAACGATGAGTTAAACATAAGACACTTGACCTTGttgtaacataataattttaaatatatgacGAACATTTTGTTTATGAGTAAATATTTGGACACATTTTGCAAATTACAAATGTTATATTTCTAACTTGTCTAACTTGTCATTTTAAAGTTGCTTcaatatttcacattttattgtacttttttttttaaatgttgccttttttaatcaattaaagacgtttttaatcaattaaaatatttgttttacaagacCACAATAATGTTTCAGAGAATATAACACTTTTTCTGGAACATGTAAAATTGTGTTCCAGTAATATACACTATGTGTTCTGGATATTAACACATATTTCTGGAACACAGTCCGAGCGTTCCAGAAGTGTTACAAGGCTAAGAACGCGTAACGGCATACAATTTTGCTCACAAGGACATGTTCCAGATTCAAACACTAGGCGTTCAAGAAGTACACGCTATCCGTTCAAGAATAACACAAAGCGCTCAAAGAAGAACAGGCATTTAACGAGATAACTATTATCCAGTACCATGCCGGAGGAGTAAGACCTACAAAAAGAAGGAAATATACCCAACTGAACCAGCGCCTTCAACAACTGAAAGATCAACTACAGAATGATGATATTACTGTATTTCAGTTTGCAGACACTGCCTCCTATTTGTTACATTTGAACTAGATttgtttaatgatattttgtGCTATGTATGATTAAGCTTTAATGGTATTCTTATGTATTGTGTATGCTTTATTGTTGAACCTTCTACAATGTGTGTGCTTTATATTATCAATTGTGTTCCAAAATGCTTGATTGAAATCCATTATCATACATTAATGAAGAAATGAGTAGTGCTTgatgtattatattttatgactttgcattattttctatgtttactgctatttcatattaatatgtacaaaataaaatatttgataatcattttatcttcttttttttcatattttacaagttaaattattagTTACCTGTAATTACCTACTTCACACTATAAAACAGATTAATCACAATCAAAAcaattcccgattgtcccacaatTAAACTTCCCAACTGTCCCACAAAcatcttcccgattgtcccacaaaaATTCACTacctttttacctgtaatttcaaaaagtgggacaatcgggaagacacacgaataaactcatcattgataccaggaatacaaaagagggacgaacgatactagagggacagtcaaactcatagattgaaaataaactgacaacgacatggctatgaataaaaagacaaacagactttAATTTCAGGTTTTAACTGAACCATATCTTTTCAAAACTGTATCCTATTTTTAATTAATatcccattttttttatcaattgtttgGCTACtatcatgaagaaaaaaatattacattttcaaaattactcttatttatacttttattaaagatgaaAAAAACAATCTGAATAAATCTAAATGAAACAAATTATAGGTTGTTAATAATATTAGAAAGTTTTACAACATTTAGTTGCTTTTTCGTGCAAAGTTGACGATGCTGGCATTTGGtaaatttgcttttttttctcttttttttttaaaaacaacaaacattttattttaattttttaatttgttttaaaagattgaaaaaaatatatataaaaggagaTGTTTCTATTTCGGAGACCCTCTTTGGATTGGTTATAAAATTATTAGTTTCCACTTAAAGCCAGACAAAAACTCGTAGGTGACACTCGAATAACAAAGTATTAAAAGACTTAATCTAACGGGACCGCAATGAGGACCCAATATTGAACTTTAATGTAAACAGCAATTTGGACATAATCGTATGCTCTCTACAGAAATAGGATACCAGGAGTCCTTTAAAGAGATGCAAAGTATACAACATGacctcataagttgaaaataataaaaaaaactccaGCATCATTGCAAAAAAAGAAGAGGAAAAGGCCAAAAGTCAAACTACATTACACTCAAAAcaatatagaataaaattgagaaaggaaataaggaatgtgtcaaagcgacaacaaccaaaccatagagcagacaacagccaaaggccaccaatgggtcatcaatgtaacgagaaactccctcacccggaggcgtccttcagctggccacttaaaaaatatgtatactagttgaaAACTAGACTGAGCAACACCAACCCCCCAAAAAATCTCCACATTTcaggcacccatcgtgttgctcatgtaagaaCAAACCTGTTGAAAGTCTTATTTTGTAGGTCACATTCGACGAAAAGGGGATTGGATTGTGATTACGACAATTGAAAACGTCTTCATCAGTGAagcagatattccataacggtcaacaaacttgTGATGGCTTCCGTATAATTTA
This sequence is a window from Mytilus edulis chromosome 1, xbMytEdul2.2, whole genome shotgun sequence. Protein-coding genes within it:
- the LOC139487808 gene encoding LHFPL tetraspan subfamily member 3 protein-like (The sequence of the model RefSeq protein was modified relative to this genomic sequence to represent the inferred CDS: added 158 bases not found in genome assembly) — encoded protein: MEKPMYNPETARIYYFRYMREYRAVCVLWALLTIIWCILNVVAFIQPHWIGDTDDDRTGYGHIGVFQYCKPDSAYQRYVCDGSFTSFNSILNDAFRATTFFCGVSALLMLIVVAALLLFFCFKKTIVFYLCGILELISAVFMFLACVIFPSGWDHQEVRNLCGSTADQYKLGYCGVRWGYILAILGIFDAALLAILAFVLASKREEFPKDSYVTGTVNKSELEGYNVDTMSKRSIPIQPVVTVPGGDDRHERFSEYSQSQFSRRPGHNFQL